Sequence from the Burkholderia stabilis genome:
CAAGGGTTTTGGGCGTTGGGGTAGGACCGAGCGCCGCGTACAGTACAGGCACCTCGGTGAATTCTTCATGTTCAATGGGAGGATGCTTGTTCGCATACATCGCGAGCAGAGTTGACTTTCCAACACCGGATTCGCCGACTAGCATGATGTGGTCGGCTTCCTCGTTGATGCAGTGGTAGTTGTATATTCGATCCAGTGATGTCAATATTCGCTGCACGTGGGGAAAATGGATGAAATTTGTTCTGATCCTCTGGACAGTCGCAGTGCACAGGATATTATTTTTCATGATGAACCTCGGTATTGATGGTCTCAACCTCAAATTCGATGAATTCATCGGAGTCCGAAGTAAATGTATATTTCTGGACATCAATTTGTGAGACAGGCGTAGGATGCTGATCGCGATTGATTGACTTCGACGTAGTATGAGCTTGGCGTGCTCCGCGCTTGCGTTCTTTGAGAGTCTTCGAACGCATTGCATCGTTACTCATCTCCCGGATCGTTTCTTCACCATTTGCCCTGGTTCGTCTGTGCGCGTCGGAGCTCTTGTACTGGCTCTTCAGCGTCTTGGCTTGTTCGACCGTAAGGTTGTCGTAGCGGTCGTCGGTGTTGATGGCACGGAAGTACTGGTTTTCGATCGGATTCCATACGTAAATCACGCCAGCGTTTTCGTACGGTGCCTTGACGTGCACCTTTGATTTGGCCGGCATCATGCCCCGCAAAGCGAGTAACTCCGGAGAGGCGTAACGGAATGTGTTGAGATCAATGCCGTAGTGCTGTAGCGCGCATTCGGCATGTTCGCCAAGCTCAATGCTGAGATCGTCAGCATTGCATTTCAACAATGGGGGATGCGTAGCGGCACTTTCTTTCCAAGCATCGATTGGCGCGCGGCCGTCTAGGCCTTTGTGAGGTCGATGATGATAGACCTGCGTGATCCAGATATGGACCATCTCAATGAGTTTCGTGAACGTGATACATGCTTCGTCTTCCGCCTTGAAGCCGATGCGTTGATGAATCTTGGCGAGGGTTGTGCCAGGAAGTTTGTGGATGAAGGAGTAGTTGAACGTTTTGAGAAAGCGCTCAACAAATGGTTTGTCGTTCGGATCACGGGATGCCGCGTACTCGCAGACCACCCCCAAGTTATTCATCGCGTCAACGACTGCCTCTGCATGCATTTCTCGCCCGTTGTCCATGAGTAGGCGTTCAGGCCAACCGTGGCATGGCCATTCGAGGTTCAACTCCGGGAAGCGTTCTCTCAAGTAAGTCTTGGGCATCATGGCGTGCCGCAGCGCTTCGAATACGGCATGAACCCCATGTCCAGCGGAACTGATGCAGAAGCCAAGAACGCATCTCGAAAACCGGTCGATGACGACCGTGAACATCGGTCGATCGATGGCATTACCGTTCGCATCTGCGTACAGGAGATCTATCGGGGAATGATCTATTTCGACGATCTCGAGGATTCGCGATACTCGTCGGGCGTGGTGCTGATCAGCGAATCGGCGTCGAGCCTCGCGTATACCAAAGCGGGCCGCGTCTCGGTCGTAGGCAGCGATGTCGTGGATACGTCGTTGAACGGTCCTGAGGCCTGGTACCTTGAGCCACTCGGTCTCGATTCGTAAGGTGTTTTGCCGCTGGATCTCAAGAAACACCGCGTTGTGAACTTCTTCTGCGGTTCCCGTTTTGCTATTAAGAAAGGCTGTCTCTATTTTTTCTTGGATGATGCCCTCCACGATCGGATCTAGCCTTGATTTCGCTTTTCCCCCTCGATGTTCCGCTCGATCGAAGAGGACTCGAATATCGAACTTCGCGATGCGGAAACGGCGACGCCACCGATATATGGTGGTCTCATGAGGTGGCTTGGGATCGGCGAGATCTACCGAGACTTTTCGAATGGCTTTACGTAGTTCGGATCGACGACCCGCGAATGCGTCCATTCGATCCAGCATCGCTAGATAGTTGATTCGTCGACGAGTTTCGAAATTTCCCACCTCGCCTGCGGGTGTGCTGGCCTCCAACGCGCTCCTGAAAGTAGTGCGTTTCGGTGGGCGTTGATACTGTTTGCTATTCGCTGTACGAAGATACCCTCGTAAATACTCTTCCAGGAGATCATCCTCGCGGTGGTTGGTGAATTCTCCCGTAACCGTGTTTTCCAACTGCGCGATGTCACCCTGTACGCGGACGAGGCGGAACGAACCTTCGCCTCGGAAGATGATTTGATCCTTGATGAAGTTAGCCATGGTGAATCTCCATTTAGCGAATCGAGACAGGTAGAAGGTCGTCTGGGTCGCGCCTCATGATCCGGTGGAGCAGAGCATCGCATTCACGCTTGGCGAGTTCCCATTGCTGCTGCACCTCAGCCGACGGATGAGTTCCGTGCTCGGGATCCCAGAGGGTCGCGTCGATGTTCGGCCGATACCTGCCAGGCATTGGGCGTGCTTTGAGGATTAGTTCGAGTTGGCGCTGAAGGTCGTTTGCGATGAGATCGCTTCGCAAAACAAGGTGGAAGCGGATGCCACGTTGCCGGAGGTATTTGGCTGCAGCTGAAACTCGAGCGACGGCTTGCGAGTGCTTGGTGAGCGACTTGTTGTCTTTCACCTCAAGAAATACCGTTCCGGCGTCCACTTCGATCTTCAGGTCCGGCGTGTAGCGTCGCCGGTGTGCGTCGTCGAAATATTCAAATACTTGTGGCTGAGTTGCGATCGACTTGACTGAAGGGGCGACCTCCAGGAATCGCAGCACCATCTCCTCAATGAGGCTTTCGTACTGCGCGGGTTTGGCTGATTTCCGGCTCGGGAATATCCCGCGAGCACCGCGACCAGAAACGGTCACAATGCGGCGCGGCCGGCGTGATGGTGACGAAATCGATGATGATTCGGGCACGAGTTTGCTCCCTCGCGTCTGCAATAGACGCTCGCGATTGAGAAAGCGCGCCCCTTCAACAACTGTTCGTTGTCGAATTCGTCCCGAAGAGTGGCGAGTGGAACCCTAGATTCGACCAGAGTTTGTCGAATCCTAGGCAGGCGCGCAAATCGATGGGCAGCAGAAGGGCTTGACGCCGAGATCAGATCGATGGAGACTCGTACTTGCGGTGGTACAAATCTTTGTCGTTCTAATCCCAAAAGCGCTACTAGCCTTCTGGTTATGTGGCGCTTTTGCTTTTACATAGCTCCTCCACTATCGATGCTCACGGTTGATGCCGTGGCGTTCCGAATCTGAACGATCGCTGCATGTACTTTTGCGATCGTCTCCATGTCTGCCTCCGTCAGGGCTTGGTCTCCAACCAGAGCAGCTATGACCCGATACTTGTATAGCGGTAGCGGGTCGGATAAGCGCAGCAGACGCTTGGAGCTTTCTGCGACCTCCTCCAGTGCGAGCCGACCACTGACATCGAGTGCTAGAGCCCGTCCCAACTGATCGATGAAGACCACGTCGCCGGGCGTACGAACTCCGCGTTCGATCGCACTGACATACGCGTCGTCCACGCCGAGTCGGCGTGCGAGTTCGGTCTGCGTGAGTTTGAGCATTTTGCGGCGAGCTCGGACAAATTTTCCAAAGTCTGTCACGTGAAATTCAACGACAAGGTTTTCTCGAATTTTTGCAGAATAAGATCGTGGAGGGTGAAGGTCAATAAGTGGTTTTGGAGGAAATGTGAGGAATAAAATTAAGATGTTTTTTTTAGTCGTGATCGGCGTAAATTCAAATATGTTTTTTTATCGATTCGACGCATTGAGATCTCAGGATTAGAAATTGTGTGTCCCAATTGATCAAATTTCATCGCCTCGATGTGAGAGCCGTGGGCTATCACGTCTGGTCATCGAGAAGAAAAATCCATCGCCGTGCCTCCGCATGGGCGTTGCGGACCGTTCTCGGCATGGACCTGCCACGAGTTTTCTTTTGCAAACGCCGTTGCTATACCGTCTGTCGCGCCGGTGACCGCACCAGCCAAGCTAGCGACTTTGAGTGCGTGGTTGAGAGTTTCAGCCCGAACAGGCTGGCGGCCAAGGGAAGCGGCGACCGTCAGCATTCTGCGTGGAAGTTGCGCCAACACGGGATCGTGATGGCGAAGCGAGCGCAACTGGCTGCGTCCGAGGGAGCAAATATAGGGTTGAATGACTTGTGAATCGGCGACTGCTGAGACGACTAGGCGGCAGTACACAGCTTCACGGTAGCGCGCGTGACGTGTCTGGGCAAGCCTTCCCTTTTAAACCTTGCCTAACCGGGTTGAACCCAACAAAACCTGATTTGCTTCGGTCAATCCATGAGATCATTACATGATTGGCCGGTTCTCGGCTTTTTGATGGAAATCGACGTCATGTCAAATCGCTGGTTGTCGGTCGAGGATATTGCGGAGTATCTCGGCGTGAGCAAGGACACCGTCTACACATGGATCAACAAACGGAGCATGCCTGCTCATCGGATCGGCCGGCTGTGGAAGTTCAAGACCGATGAAATTGATGGATGGGTGAGGTGCGGTGGTGCGGCGGAGCCCGATAGCCGGGCTAAGGAATAAAGCATTGACTGTATTCGGTTTCAATTGCGCCGTAGGTTGCCTGAGATGTAACGAGGAGGTTTGAAGTGGCGAGTATTTCGTGTGTCGACTTGTTCTGTGGGGCTGGCGGGCTGACGCATGGCTTCGTTTTGGAAGATTTGCCGGTGGCCGCAGGTATCGATCTAGACCCGGCGTGCCGCTTTCCTTACGAGGCTAACAATCAGGCCAAGTTCGTCGAGCGGAACATCAGCACGGTAGCTGCCGAAGAGCTGGGGACATTGTTTGGTAATGCGGAGTTGAGGATCCTTGCCGGATGCGCGCCATGTCAACCTTTCTCGAGCTATGCACAGCGTTATGAGCTTGATGGTAAAGATGGCAAGTGGGGTTTGCTGTACGAGTTTGCTCGCCTTGCGCAGGGTACTGAGCCTGATGTCATCACGATGGAAAATGTCCCGACGGTTGCCAAACATGCTGTTTTCCATGATTTCGTCGATGCGCTGACGCGATTGGGTTACAAAGTGTGGTTCGATGTGGTCGATAGCTCACGCTATGGGGTGCCGCAAATGAGGCGACGCATGGTGCTGCTCGCATCAAAGCACGGCGATATCGAAATGATCGCGCCAACACACAAAACGCCGAAGACAGTGCGCCAAGCCATTGGTCGACTACGTTCTTTGTCCGCTGGCGAGAGTGCTCCTAGGGATAAGTTGCACGTCTCGTCGACGCTATCGGAAAAGAATCTGAAACGGATTAAGGCGTCGAAGCCCGGGGGACGTGGCGCGATTGGCCAAAAGACCTTGTCGCTGATTGTCATCGCGCCAAGAGCGGACGTACGTACCCGGGTGTCTACGGTCGAATGGAGTGGGACAAACCGGCCCCTACTATGACGACTCAGTGCTATGGCTTCGGAAATGGGCGATTTGGTCACCCCGAGCAGGATCGCGCGATTTCACTGAGGGAGGCAGCAATACTACAGAGCTTCCCACGCGACTATGCATTCGTCCCGAGAGACGGTGAAGTTAGTTTCACGGTATTGGGGCGTCTGATCGGAAATGCCGTGCCGGTAAACCTAGGTCGTGCTATCGCACGGAGTATCAAGAATCACCTGGCTTCGATCTCGCTTGCCGACTAATAATTGAGGCTGAGCACATGTCCCTCCGCGATCCACCGTCGGCTGAAACCAGTCGTCGAATGGCGAAGGTTCGGCAAAAGGCAACGGGTGCTGAGGTCGCATTGCGGCGAGAGCTATATAGGATCGGTTTACGGTATCGGGTCGATTGTGAGGTCTTAAAGAAACCCCGCCGTGTTGCCGATATTGCGTTCCCGGGGCGGAGAATTGCAATTTTCGTGGATGGCTGTTTTTGGCATGGTTGTCCAGAACATGCCACATGGCCGAAACGGAACGCGGAGTTTTGGCGGCAGAAGATTGAGGCGAATCAACAACGGGATGCGGACACGAACGAACGGCTGCGATCCCTCGGTTGGACGGTGCTCCGATTTTGGTCGCACGAATCACCGATTGATGCGGCGAAGGTCGTGGCAAATGCGGTCGCCATAATCGACGGTAAGCGTAGGACCGCGTCGTACGGTGTAAACGATAAGAATTGAAAAGGTGGCCACATGAGTATCCAAGGGGAGCGGCAAGCACTGGCATACCGGGCTCGGCCGGAGCCAGGGCAACTGGTCGAAGTGCGTCGCCGCCAATGGGTCGTAGCGGATGTTGATGCAGCTCGGCTGGATTCGGACCATTCAGCACCTCAACACTGCGTAACGCTTTCCTCGATCGACGAGGATGGGCTTGGTGAAGAGCTGGAAGTCATTTGGGAAATCGAGCCGGGCGCTCAAGTCATCGAGCGCGCGGGCCTTCCCTTGATCACGGGACAGGACGATTCGGGTACGCTCGACGCCTTTCTTGATGCTGTGCGATGGGGGGGCAGCAACGAACGCCGATCGGGGGTTTCTCCAGGCTCCGTTTCGCAGCGGCGTCAGTATCGAGGACTTCCAACTCGATCCGCTGGTACGTGCGATCGACATGGCGCGCGTCAATCTGCTCATTGCCGATGATGTCGGTCTTGGCAAGACAATCGAAGCTGGTCTGGTCATTCAGGAACTTCTTCTGCGGCATCGTGCCCGCACTGTATTGATCATCTGCCCCGCGTCTTTGCAGGAGAAGTGGCGCATCGAGATGTTGGAGAAATTCGGTCTCGATTTTCGAGTTGTGGATACCGACTACATCAAGCAACTGCGGCGCGAGCGTGGTATCCATGCCAATCCGTGGACATCGCATCCTCGTCTCATCACGTCGATGGATTGGGCAAAGAGCGGAGAAGGGTTGCGCGCCATGCGTGACGTGATTCCGCCGCATGTCAGTTATCCACGCAAGTTCGATCTGCTGGTCGTGGACGAGGCGCATAACGTTGCTCCGGCCGCAGGGGCTCACTATGCTTTGGAGAGCCAGCGGACGCGCCTCATTCGCGCCATCGGTCCGCATTTCCAGCATCGGTTGTTCTTGACCGCCACGCCACACAACGGCTACACGGAGTCGTTCACCTCGTTGCTGGAGTTACTCGACGACCAACGTTTTGCCCGTAACATCCTCCCTGACGAAAAGCAGTTGAGTCAGGTGATGATTCGCCGCTTGAAGAGCGATCTGGTCGATGCGGAAGGCAACCCCTTGTATGCCCGGCGCACTTTGCAGGCGCTCACGGTTCCGTACTCGACCGAAGAGCGAGAGATTCACCGCAAACTCGATGACTACTGCGCCAGTCGCGAAAAGGATGCTGAGAAGGCGGGTAATGGTTTCGGCACGGCCTTCATCAATCGACTCCTCAAGAAGCGCTTGCTCTCGTCGCCGGCGGCATTCGCTTCCACGCTCGAAAAGCACATCGCATCGCTATCCGAAGCACGACCCGCGAAGCAAGACATCATGGCAGAGCGCATCCTGCACAAGGCCATCCTCAAAGCTGACGAGGACTACGCGGACGATCAGGAAGTCGAGAATGCCCATGCCGAAGCTATCGAGGAGGCTACGCGCCGTTCGCCGCCACTGACGGCGGAGCAGCGTGCGATGCTGGACGATTTGAGGGTATGGGCACAGCGAGCCAAGAATCAGGCCGACTCCAAGGCCCAGGCCATCCTCGACTGGCTTACTGAGAACCTCAAGCCGGATGGCTCGTGGAGCGATCGCCGGGTGATCCTGTTCACCGAGTATCGCACCACGCACCAGTGGCTGCATCAAATCCTAGCCAGCCACGGCTTCAGCGGCGAGCGTCTCGGCCTGCTTCACGGTGGCCTTTCCCAAGACGAGCGCGAACCTATCAAGGCGGCGTTCCAGGCATCACCGCAGGAATCCCCGGTGCGCATCCTGCTTGCCACCGACGCAGCGTCCGAAGGCATTGACTTGCAAAACCACTGTAGTCGACTCATCCACCTTGAGATTCCATACAACCCCAACGTGATGGAGCAGCGCAACGGGCGTATCGACCGCCATGGGCAGCGCGAGAAGGAAGTGCTGATCTGGCATCCGGTCGATGGTGGCGGCGCGAGTGGCGCATCGGTTGGTGGCCACAGAGAGGACATCCTGCGGGCCTTGCGGAAACTGGACTCAATGCGTGCGGATATGGGCAGTGTGAATCCGGTCATCGCGCCGCAGATGTCCGGCCTCATCGAAGGATCTCTGAAGGACTTGGACACGCGTTTGGCTGAGGCGCGGATCGCTCGCGCCAAGAATTTCGTGCGCGCCGAACGCGAGTTAAAGGAGCGTATCGCCAAGCTGCACGAGCGTCTGCTCACCACCAAGCAGGACTTCCACCTCACGCCCGACCACGTCCTGATGGCCGTGAAGACCGGCCTCGCGCTGGCGGGCCGCCCGCCACTGGGACCCTTTGAGCTGAAGGACGCACCTTTGGGTAGCGTCTTCCAGATGCCCGCGCTGTCTGGCTCGTGGGCGCGTTGTCTGGAAGGGCTGCGCCATCCGCACACCCAGAAGATTCGGCCTATCACCTTCGATCATGCCGTCGCCAGTGGCCGCGACGATGTCGTGCTTGTCCACCTGAACCATCGCTTGGTGCAGATGTGTTTGCGCCTGCTGCGTGCCGAGGTCTGGGCGCAAGACGATGTGAAGAAACTGCACCGTGTCACCGTCCGCACGATGCCAGACGCGCTCATCGATGGCCCGGCCGTGGTTGTCGTCTCGCGATTGGTCGTTACGGGCGGTAACCATCATCGGCTGCACGAGGAACTGACGGCATCAGGTGGCTATCTGCGCGACCAATCCTTCCGCCGCGAAGAAGGCGTCACCCGCGTCCAGCAGTGGTTGGACGAAGCGAAGCCAATCAAGGCGGCCTTGCCCCTGTTCGACGTGCTCCGCGTTCGCTTTGACCGTCAGCAGGAAGCTATCCTGAAGGCCGTTGATGCGCGTTCCAAAGAACGTCTCCGTTACCTGACAAACACGCTTCAGACCCGCATGCAGCAAGAAATCGACGACATCGGTACGGTGCTCGACGAATTGGAAAAGGCGATCCAGTCCGAGTTGAAGAAAGGCGCACAGCCCGAACAGCTCTCGCTCTTCACCGAGGACGAACGCATGCAACTCCGGCGCGACAACGCCGCGCTGGAAGCTCGCCTCGCGCGCATCCCCGACGAACGCCGGATGGAGACGCACGCCATTGACTCCCGCTACGCGAAGCTCGACGACCGCACTTTCCCGGTTGCTGTGATCTTCGTCGTACCCGAATCCGCCGGAGGTGCTGTATGAGCACGCAGCACGAATGGCTCACGCTCATCGAGATTTCCGGCCCGTTCCTTGCCGTTCCCGTTTTGAAGGAAGCGTTCCCGCAAGGGCTGGAAGAACTTGATGCGACCAAGCTCAGGCGGGTGCGCCAAGCCTACGACGAGTGGCGGGAGGCACTGGAATCCGACGATTTCCGCTTCGTCGAGCTGCACGCGGCGTGGATTGACGAGGTCTTGTCTCACGGATTGGAACTTGATGAGGACGGCCGCGGCGACGTGCTCAAACGTAAGGACTGGTGTGCCGCGCACCTGACCGTCACTCTGCCTGAACACTGTTTGAGCCTGTCGCCGGACTTCGCCGTCGTCGGCAATGGGGACCAGCCACTGATGCTCGTCCACGCCTACGGGCAAGACGTCGATTTCGATGCGACCCAGAAGCTGGACGGCTGGGCCAGTAGCCCGGCGGAGCGGATGGTTGCACTCTGCCGCGCTACGGGTTGCCGTCTCGGCCTGCTGACCAATGGCGAATGCTGGATGCTGGTCGATGCGCCGGTAGGCGCGGTCACCACCTTCGCCAGTTGGTATGCGCGCATCTGGGCGCAGGAACCCGTCACCCTCCAGGCCTTTGTCCATCTCTTGGGCATTCGGCGCTTCTTCGTGGATGAATCGGAGCGGCTGCCCGCGCTCTTCGATCGCTCGCTGAAGTTCCAGGACGAAGTGACCGACGCCTTGGGCGAGCAGGTGCGGCGTGCGGTCGAAGTGCTCATCCAGTCGCTCGACAAGGCCGACCAGGACCGCGGCCGCGAGTTGCTGCGCGGTGTGAAGGAAGCTGAACTCTACGAAGCCGCGCTGACGGTGATGATGCGGTTGGTGTTCCTGCTTTCCGCAGAAGAACGCGGCCTTCTACTCTTGGGCGACGAACGCTACGAAGCCAACTACGCGCTCTCGACCTTGCGGATGCAGTTGCGTGCCGAATCCGACGAGATTCTTGAGCGCCGCTGGGATGCGTGGTCGCGCCTGCTGGCTGTCTTTCGGGCCGTGTACGGCGGCATTGAGCACGAAAACCTGCGCCTGCCTGCACTGGGCGGCTCCCTTTTCGATCCGGACCGCTTTCCCTTTCTCGAAGGCCGCGACCGTGGCTCGGACTGGCGCATCGACGTCGCCAAGCCGCTGCCAATTGACAACCGCACTGTCTTGCTGTTGCTCGAAGCCATCCAGCAATTCCAGGGGCGCACGCTTTCTTATCGCGCGCTGGACGTTGAGCAGATCGGCTACGTCTATGAAGGTTTGCTGGAGCGCACCGTCAAGCGCACCGCCAAAGTCACGCTGGAACTCGAAGCCACCAAGAGCGCCCAGTCGCCGTGGGTCACGCTGGCCGAACTCGAATCTGCGCGGCTGGACGGTGCCGAGCGGCTAGCCGACCTGCTTCGGGAGCGTTCCGGCAGTTCCGTCGGTCGCGTGCACAACGATCTGTCGCGTCCCGTGGACGATGCGCTCGCCGATCGCGTGCTGACGGCCTGCCATGGAGACACGGCGCTGCGCGACCGCATCAGACCTTTCGCTCATCTGGTGCGCACTGACCCTTGGGGATACCCGCTGGTCTATCCCGCTGGAGCCTTCATCGTCACAACCGGCTCCGATCGCCGCGAGACTGGTACTCACTACACGCCGAAGTCGCTCACTGAAGCAATCGTTGCAGAAACGCTCACGCCCATTGCCTACAGCGGGCCGGCGCAGGGCATGCTGCACGCGGACTGGGTGCTGAAATCGCCGGCCGAACTGCTTGATCTGAAGATCTGCGACCCGGCGATGGGTTCGGGTGCGTTCCTCGTGCAAGCCTGCCGTTGGCTGGCTGACCGGCTGGCGGCGGCATGGGCGCTGGCCGAGGCACGGGGGCACACGATCGGCATCGACGGGCGCGTAGTGAACACCAATGCCAATGTCGAGCAGCTGCCGCGCGACACAGAGGTGCGCACCATTGTCGCTCGCCGCCTCATCGCCGAACGCTGCCTCTACGGCGTTGATCTAAATCCGCTGGCTGTAGAACTTGCTAAGCTCTCCATTTGGCTGGTGACGCTGGCCAAGGGCCGGCCCTTCGGCTTCCTCGACCACAACCTGCGCTGCGGAGACAGCCTGCTCGGCATCCATCGGCTGGATCAGCTCACCCAGCTTTCGATCAACCCGAGGGGCCAAGGCCAGCTAAGATTGTTTGGCCAAAGCGTCGAACAGGCCGTGTGCGAGGCCGTTACACTGCGACAACAATTGCGCGAAATACCCATCCGCAATATCCGCGATGTGGAGGCGATGGCACATCTAGACGCCGATGCACGCCGCAGACTCGAAGTGCCGGAAAGCATCGCCGACGCGTTCATCGGGGAAGTGTTCGCATCGGTCGGTAGCCGTGCGGGGCTAGAGAATGCGCTAGTGTCTTTGACCAGCCAAGCAGGACAGGTCATCGGCGGCGACCATGACGTTCTCGTCTCAATGCACCGGAGAGCGGTTATTGCGCTCTCGACCGATCAGCCTAGCGACAAACCCGCACGTCGGCCTTTCCATTGGCCGCTGGAATTCCCCGAGGTATTCGCGCGTGATCGCGGCGGTTTCGATGGCATGGTCGGTAATCCGCCCTTTTTGGGCGGACAGCGTATCACTGGTGTCGTGGGTACGGCCTTCCGAGATTGGCTGGTCGCACACATCGCTGAAGGGCGACGTGGCTCCGCCGATCTGGTCGCCTATTTCTTCCTGCGAGTATGGGGTCTGCTGCGTGAGGGAGGTGGCTTTGGGTTGCTTGCGGTCAATACCATCGCCGAAGGTGACACGCGGCAGGTCGGGCTGGAGGCGATGGTCGGCGCAGGTGCAGTGATCTATGCCGCCTATCCGAATGAACCCTGGCCCGGAAAGGCGGCGGTTGTCACCAGTCGGGTGCATGTTCACAAGGGCGAGTGGCAGGGCGAACGCTCGCTTCTTGGGCGGCCAGCGCCCTTTATCTCGGCCTTCTTGTCCGATCGTGAGGAGTGGAGTCCCAAACGTCTGAAAGCGAATGAAGGCATCGTGTATCAAGGCTCGATTGTGCTCGGTATGGGTTTCGTTCTGTCGTCAGATGAGGCGCACAGGATGCTGGATGCCGATCCGCGGAACGCGGAAGTCATTTTTCCGTATATCAACGGTGATGACCTCAATTCAAATCCCGAGCAGCGCCCGAGCCGATGGGTGATCAATTTCTGGGACTGGCCGGAAAATCGAGCTAAGGAATACAAACTACCTTGGCAGAGGCTTGAAGAGACGGTAAAGGCGGAGCGTCAAACCAATAACCGGAAAGTCTATCGAGACTATTGGTGGCAGTTCGCAGAAAAGCGACCTGCCCTGTATCATGCTATTGGTTGGGGGCAAAAGTTCGAGAAGCACCCGGTGGGATGGGACTCAATCAAACCGAGGCAGGAGACTGTACTGGTCTGTAGCGAAGTGACGAAGCACCTCGGGTTCGCGGAAATCCCAAACACTTCGATCATGTCCGCCAACCTTGATGTTTTCAAAAATGTTGGGCTACTCACCATCTGTCAGTCATCGTTGCATGAAGTCTGGGCACGGCAGTACTCATCCAAACTGGAAACACGGCTCAAATATTCGCCGGGAAATGCATTTGAGACATTTGCTTTCCCTAACCGTTTTATTGACAAATCAAACGAACAGTTTGATGACTTGAGAGATCGATTTCATCGAGCGCGCATCGAAGTCATGCGGGCCGATCGCATCGGCTTGACCAAGCTCTACAACCGCTTCCATACCGACACCGAACGCGCCCCCGGTGTCGAACGGCTGCGCTCATTGCAGCGCGAAATGGACGTCGCAGTAGCGCGCGCCTATGGCTGGGACGACATCGACCTTGAGCACAGTTTCCACGAAGTACCGTATCTGTCGGAAAACGACCGTGTACGCTTCACCATCTCCGAGACTGCGCGCGTCGAAGTGCTTCGACGGCTGTCGGAGTTGAACCGTGAGCGTTACCAGGAAGAAGTTTCCCATGGACTGCATGCCGGTGCCACGCCGCGTGCTTCGAGTCGTGCCCCGAACGGCGGTCGCGTGGTTAGCGTAGCAACGGCTCAATCATCGCTTGA
This genomic interval carries:
- a CDS encoding Eco57I restriction-modification methylase domain-containing protein, with the translated sequence MSTQHEWLTLIEISGPFLAVPVLKEAFPQGLEELDATKLRRVRQAYDEWREALESDDFRFVELHAAWIDEVLSHGLELDEDGRGDVLKRKDWCAAHLTVTLPEHCLSLSPDFAVVGNGDQPLMLVHAYGQDVDFDATQKLDGWASSPAERMVALCRATGCRLGLLTNGECWMLVDAPVGAVTTFASWYARIWAQEPVTLQAFVHLLGIRRFFVDESERLPALFDRSLKFQDEVTDALGEQVRRAVEVLIQSLDKADQDRGRELLRGVKEAELYEAALTVMMRLVFLLSAEERGLLLLGDERYEANYALSTLRMQLRAESDEILERRWDAWSRLLAVFRAVYGGIEHENLRLPALGGSLFDPDRFPFLEGRDRGSDWRIDVAKPLPIDNRTVLLLLEAIQQFQGRTLSYRALDVEQIGYVYEGLLERTVKRTAKVTLELEATKSAQSPWVTLAELESARLDGAERLADLLRERSGSSVGRVHNDLSRPVDDALADRVLTACHGDTALRDRIRPFAHLVRTDPWGYPLVYPAGAFIVTTGSDRRETGTHYTPKSLTEAIVAETLTPIAYSGPAQGMLHADWVLKSPAELLDLKICDPAMGSGAFLVQACRWLADRLAAAWALAEARGHTIGIDGRVVNTNANVEQLPRDTEVRTIVARRLIAERCLYGVDLNPLAVELAKLSIWLVTLAKGRPFGFLDHNLRCGDSLLGIHRLDQLTQLSINPRGQGQLRLFGQSVEQAVCEAVTLRQQLREIPIRNIRDVEAMAHLDADARRRLEVPESIADAFIGEVFASVGSRAGLENALVSLTSQAGQVIGGDHDVLVSMHRRAVIALSTDQPSDKPARRPFHWPLEFPEVFARDRGGFDGMVGNPPFLGGQRITGVVGTAFRDWLVAHIAEGRRGSADLVAYFFLRVWGLLREGGGFGLLAVNTIAEGDTRQVGLEAMVGAGAVIYAAYPNEPWPGKAAVVTSRVHVHKGEWQGERSLLGRPAPFISAFLSDREEWSPKRLKANEGIVYQGSIVLGMGFVLSSDEAHRMLDADPRNAEVIFPYINGDDLNSNPEQRPSRWVINFWDWPENRAKEYKLPWQRLEETVKAERQTNNRKVYRDYWWQFAEKRPALYHAIGWGQKFEKHPVGWDSIKPRQETVLVCSEVTKHLGFAEIPNTSIMSANLDVFKNVGLLTICQSSLHEVWARQYSSKLETRLKYSPGNAFETFAFPNRFIDKSNEQFDDLRDRFHRARIEVMRADRIGLTKLYNRFHTDTERAPGVERLRSLQREMDVAVARAYGWDDIDLEHSFHEVPYLSENDRVRFTISETARVEVLRRLSELNRERYQEEVSHGLHAGATPRASSRAPNGGRVVSVATAQSSLDFESGVTVSANGVTPTTAILDFLTANDGWHAKVAVLAATGITDGQWNAAITDLISGGRVERQDERRGARYRVQLGHRGQ